In Myxococcus stipitatus, the following are encoded in one genomic region:
- a CDS encoding antibiotic biosynthesis monooxygenase, which yields MPNSLRVIHVQVHVKPEQVDAFREATLANARASVKEPGIARFDVLQDAEDPTRFVLVEVYRTDAAPAEHKQTAHYLRWRDLVAPMMAVPRMSQKYVNVFPEDAGW from the coding sequence ATGCCCAACAGCCTGCGGGTCATTCACGTCCAGGTCCACGTCAAGCCGGAGCAAGTGGACGCCTTTCGCGAAGCCACCCTGGCCAACGCGCGCGCGAGCGTGAAGGAGCCCGGCATCGCGCGCTTCGACGTCCTCCAGGACGCCGAGGACCCCACGCGCTTCGTGCTCGTCGAGGTCTACCGGACGGACGCCGCCCCCGCCGAACACAAGCAGACGGCGCACTACCTGCGCTGGCGCGACCTCGTGGCGCCGATGATGGCGGTGCCGCGGATGAGCCAGAAGTACGTCAACGTCTTTCCCGAGGACGCGGGGTGGTGA